From a single Aquincola tertiaricarbonis genomic region:
- a CDS encoding outer membrane protein assembly factor BamB family protein: MKMSHIAAAALIAMAASASTAVLAQSALAPAGNNWPFVHGSLGSQGYSSLTQINKGNIRNLGPAWVVHTNVEPVTQPVAGPGNTAVGQQTTPVVVDGVMYLDTPGGGVMALNAATGAVKWKWQPSVEANGFGGINQHRGVSVGEGRVYTTAAGGRMVALNQETGALIWAVVPTYNGSTIGGIGKVATMYHDGMVYQGTNDNGRGAMVAVRASDGAVQWVFYSAYPHGTTFTDVNGNTFDAGDTWTTRNTPNDTPNECYLNGGGSSWIHPSFDPELGMLYVTFGNPRSCTGAQWGGDRPGDNLFTSSLVALDLKTGAYKWHFQSVRHDVWDMDNVHTPSLADVKIGGQTRKVVYYGSKSGHQFVLDRTNGKPALPVVYRQVPTDARQSQPSTQPFPASGPFQEQCLVYQNLGSEIPGAPNRAVPNWNGYQAQPDPEKPGQYKLVLNPDNYLKNDTQYLAGTREGCMYDPHWDENSMFLSMTSQNGAADWSNVSISPKLNLRYIGMSYNPVAHGAFQGGNGLRQIGGYQTGGVVAVDASTNLPVWRKHFGLGGDVAHGNHPLVTASDLLFINRVDGWLMALDAQTGEELWRFQTGAPSASGVVTYTVGGEQYIAMPAMAGTQPYAQQGQGAAVWAFKLGGKAVYTTGPRANPVVVSGSSEAPAPVPIANLRRPVNNTPGTDLPANTIYLARSNGTATATKDSVTTASMVPSTLTVPVGTTVTFTNPGDATFGVAGSGNLKEHCATQYFEGKFNFRLQPGQSAQYKFDREGEYYYNDCTDPRPTGKVVVTLAAQEQTGALQFTPSTLNLRPANGVFTSVQGLVTATFKLPAGYTLDGNVQLKTPLTQQTFPAVSANTTSDGKTLVVTFDKALVDNNIPQGSDVPLTVSANFMHQGVQKKLTSTAAVRVIK, translated from the coding sequence ATGAAGATGAGTCACATCGCCGCCGCCGCGCTGATCGCGATGGCCGCCTCGGCCAGCACCGCCGTGCTGGCGCAGTCGGCCCTGGCCCCCGCCGGCAACAACTGGCCGTTCGTGCACGGCAGCCTGGGCAGCCAGGGCTACTCGTCGCTCACCCAGATCAACAAGGGCAACATCAGGAACCTGGGCCCGGCCTGGGTGGTGCACACCAACGTGGAGCCCGTGACGCAGCCGGTGGCCGGCCCCGGCAACACCGCGGTGGGCCAGCAGACCACCCCGGTGGTGGTGGACGGCGTGATGTACCTCGACACCCCGGGCGGCGGCGTGATGGCGCTCAATGCCGCCACCGGCGCCGTGAAGTGGAAGTGGCAGCCTTCGGTGGAGGCCAACGGCTTTGGCGGCATCAACCAGCACCGGGGCGTGAGCGTGGGTGAAGGCCGGGTGTACACCACCGCGGCCGGCGGCCGCATGGTGGCGCTGAACCAGGAAACCGGCGCGCTGATCTGGGCCGTGGTGCCCACCTACAACGGCAGCACCATCGGCGGCATCGGCAAGGTGGCCACCATGTACCACGACGGCATGGTGTACCAGGGCACCAACGACAACGGCCGCGGCGCGATGGTGGCGGTGCGTGCCAGCGATGGCGCGGTGCAATGGGTGTTCTACAGCGCCTACCCGCACGGCACCACGTTCACCGACGTCAACGGCAACACCTTCGATGCCGGCGACACCTGGACCACCCGCAACACGCCCAACGACACACCCAACGAGTGCTACCTCAACGGCGGCGGCTCGTCATGGATCCATCCCAGCTTCGACCCCGAGCTGGGCATGCTCTACGTCACGTTCGGCAACCCGCGCAGCTGCACCGGCGCGCAATGGGGCGGCGACCGGCCCGGCGACAACCTGTTCACCAGCTCGCTGGTGGCGCTGGATCTGAAGACCGGCGCCTACAAGTGGCACTTCCAGTCCGTGAGGCACGACGTCTGGGACATGGACAACGTGCACACGCCCAGCCTGGCCGACGTGAAGATCGGCGGCCAGACGCGCAAGGTGGTGTATTACGGCAGCAAGTCGGGCCACCAGTTCGTGCTGGACCGCACCAACGGCAAGCCGGCGTTGCCCGTGGTGTATCGCCAGGTGCCCACCGATGCGCGGCAGTCGCAGCCCAGCACGCAGCCGTTCCCGGCATCGGGACCGTTCCAGGAGCAGTGCCTGGTCTACCAGAACCTGGGCTCGGAAATCCCCGGCGCGCCCAACCGCGCGGTGCCCAACTGGAACGGCTACCAGGCGCAGCCCGACCCCGAGAAGCCCGGCCAGTACAAGCTGGTGCTCAACCCCGACAACTACCTGAAGAACGACACGCAGTACCTGGCCGGCACGCGCGAAGGCTGCATGTACGACCCGCACTGGGACGAGAACAGCATGTTCCTGTCCATGACCAGCCAGAACGGCGCGGCCGACTGGTCCAACGTGTCCATCAGCCCCAAGCTGAACCTCCGCTACATCGGCATGTCGTACAACCCGGTGGCGCACGGCGCCTTCCAGGGCGGCAACGGCCTGCGCCAGATCGGCGGCTACCAGACCGGCGGCGTGGTGGCGGTGGACGCTTCCACCAACCTGCCGGTGTGGCGCAAGCACTTTGGCCTGGGCGGCGACGTGGCGCACGGCAACCATCCGCTGGTGACGGCCAGCGACCTGCTGTTCATCAACCGTGTGGACGGCTGGCTGATGGCCCTGGACGCGCAGACCGGCGAGGAGCTGTGGCGCTTCCAGACCGGCGCGCCCAGTGCCTCGGGCGTGGTGACTTACACCGTGGGCGGTGAGCAGTACATCGCCATGCCCGCGATGGCCGGCACGCAGCCTTACGCGCAGCAAGGGCAGGGCGCCGCGGTGTGGGCCTTCAAGCTGGGCGGCAAGGCGGTGTACACCACCGGACCGCGCGCCAACCCGGTGGTGGTCTCGGGCAGCAGCGAGGCACCGGCCCCGGTGCCCATCGCCAACCTGCGCCGCCCGGTGAACAACACGCCGGGCACCGACCTGCCGGCCAACACCATCTACCTGGCCCGCTCCAACGGCACGGCCACGGCCACCAAGGACAGCGTGACCACCGCCTCCATGGTGCCTTCGACGCTGACGGTGCCGGTGGGCACCACGGTGACCTTCACCAACCCGGGTGATGCCACCTTCGGCGTGGCCGGCAGCGGCAACCTCAAGGAGCACTGCGCCACGCAGTACTTCGAGGGCAAGTTCAACTTCCGGCTGCAGCCGGGCCAGTCGGCGCAGTACAAGTTCGACCGCGAGGGCGAGTACTACTACAACGACTGCACCGACCCCCGGCCCACCGGCAAGGTGGTGGTGACGCTGGCCGCGCAGGAGCAAACCGGCGCGCTGCAGTTCACGCCCAGCACGCTGAACCTGCGCCCGGCCAACGGTGTGTTCACCAGCGTGCAAGGCCTGGTCACGGCCACCTTCAAGCTGCCCGCTGGCTACACGCTGGATGGCAACGTGCAGCTGAAGACGCCGCTGACGCAGCAAACCTTCCCGGCCGTCAGCGCCAACACCACGTCCGACGGCAAGACGCTGGTCGTCACCTTCGACAAGGCGCTGGTGGACAACAACATCCCGCAGGGCAGCGACGTGCCGCTGACCGTCTCGGCCAACTTCATGCACCAGGGCGTGCAGAAGAAGCTGACGTCCACCGCCGCCGTGCGCGTCATCAAGTGA
- a CDS encoding PEP-CTERM sorting domain-containing protein, which yields MIRSFNLIARLRAVPAAALLAALTSTAPAQAAIPFFGTQFDASAVAEADGSAPEADWQMDGDTVSAQAASVGDVHAATAGAFAGPGFLTVSADVSAGTLSHAVASAHFSGSFLSTGTVSLSLDYNPLTFTEGSGAAATTLFVSLSNGGATLFEDYVQGPWSFSYTPVAGSTSVLDLTLSSEVSAAFLSPGTGNASAFGSVAIMGAVPEASTWLMFSLGLAGVAALGRRRSRAAEVQA from the coding sequence ATGATCCGAAGCTTCAACTTGATCGCCCGCCTGCGGGCGGTGCCGGCGGCCGCGCTGCTGGCGGCTCTGACTTCCACCGCCCCGGCCCAGGCCGCCATCCCGTTCTTCGGCACGCAGTTCGACGCCAGCGCCGTGGCCGAGGCCGACGGTTCAGCGCCCGAGGCGGACTGGCAGATGGATGGGGACACCGTGTCGGCCCAGGCCGCCTCGGTGGGCGACGTGCATGCCGCCACCGCCGGGGCCTTCGCCGGCCCGGGCTTTTTGACGGTGTCGGCCGACGTGTCGGCGGGCACACTGAGCCATGCGGTGGCCAGCGCGCACTTCAGCGGCTCGTTCCTCAGCACTGGCACCGTGAGCCTGAGCCTGGACTACAACCCGCTCACCTTCACCGAGGGCTCGGGCGCGGCGGCCACCACGCTGTTCGTCTCGCTCAGCAATGGCGGCGCCACGCTGTTCGAGGACTATGTGCAAGGCCCCTGGAGCTTCAGCTACACGCCGGTGGCCGGCAGCACCAGTGTGCTGGACCTCACCTTGTCCAGCGAGGTGAGCGCGGCCTTCCTGAGCCCTGGCACCGGCAATGCCAGCGCCTTTGGCTCGGTGGCCATCATGGGCGCTGTGCCCGAGGCCTCGACCTGGCTGATGTTCTCGCTCGGCCTGGCCGGGGTGGCGGCCCTGGGCCGCCGCCGCAGCCGGGCTGCAGAGGTGCAGGCATGA
- a CDS encoding hemin-degrading factor — MSAAAAHGAASLHDIAAELRQRFEAARQGGLRHREAAASLGLSEGEAAALHSAAAGVGADAPGLRSVRLRGPWLDLLRALEPCGPLMALTRNDAAVHEKTGPYTGLAAQGPVALALGDDIDLRLFFNHWKAGYALHEPARQAGGTPTLSLQFFDAHGTAVHKIYPRAGTDLPRWHTVADDYADAVGALPVFTPLPADDPAPSDAGIDVAAFGQAWAALRDTHEFHGLLKQHGVERQQALRLMEGRFTQRLPTDALRQLLQGASASAQPIMVFVGNPGCIQIHTGPVQRVEVLGPWLNVLDPGFNLHVRQDQLAAAWAVDKPTSDGTVSSLEVFDAQRRLVLQCFGARKPGQPEAPGWRTLLQAVRAGR, encoded by the coding sequence TTGTCCGCCGCTGCCGCCCATGGCGCGGCCAGTCTGCACGACATCGCCGCTGAGCTGCGGCAACGCTTCGAGGCCGCCCGCCAGGGCGGCCTGCGCCACCGCGAAGCCGCCGCCAGCCTGGGCTTGAGCGAAGGCGAAGCCGCTGCCCTGCACAGCGCCGCGGCCGGCGTCGGCGCCGATGCCCCCGGCCTGCGCAGCGTGCGCCTGCGCGGCCCCTGGCTGGACCTGCTGCGCGCGCTGGAGCCCTGCGGTCCCTTGATGGCGTTGACCCGCAACGATGCAGCCGTGCACGAGAAGACGGGTCCGTACACCGGCCTGGCCGCCCAGGGCCCGGTGGCGCTGGCGCTGGGCGACGACATCGACCTGCGCCTCTTCTTCAACCACTGGAAGGCGGGCTATGCGCTGCATGAGCCTGCACGCCAGGCGGGCGGCACGCCCACCTTGAGCCTGCAGTTCTTCGACGCGCACGGCACGGCGGTGCACAAGATCTACCCGCGCGCCGGCACCGACCTGCCCCGCTGGCACACGGTGGCCGACGACTATGCCGATGCGGTGGGCGCGCTGCCGGTGTTCACGCCGCTGCCGGCGGACGACCCGGCACCTTCGGACGCCGGCATCGACGTGGCCGCCTTCGGCCAGGCCTGGGCGGCGCTGCGCGACACGCATGAATTCCACGGCCTGCTGAAGCAACACGGCGTGGAACGGCAGCAGGCGCTGCGGCTGATGGAAGGCCGCTTCACCCAGCGGCTGCCCACCGATGCGTTGCGCCAGCTGCTGCAGGGCGCATCGGCTTCGGCCCAGCCCATCATGGTGTTCGTCGGCAACCCCGGCTGCATCCAGATCCACACCGGCCCGGTGCAGCGCGTGGAAGTGCTGGGGCCGTGGCTGAACGTGCTGGACCCGGGCTTCAACCTGCATGTGCGGCAAGACCAGCTGGCCGCCGCCTGGGCGGTGGACAAGCCCACCAGCGACGGCACCGTCAGCTCGCTGGAAGTGTTCGATGCGCAGCGCCGGCTGGTGCTGCAGTGCTTTGGCGCCCGCAAGCCCGGCCAGCCTGAAGCCCCCGGCTGGCGCACGCTGCTGCAGGCCGTGAGGGCCGGCCGATGA
- a CDS encoding TIM barrel protein, giving the protein MDRRDFLSGASVAAASLVAKDTVFATPAMAQAAPSQQLVTQIWSRHLQWVATQAQQVADPYGTGVKVGEAARAAGYAAVDLTVRNDGHVHPANVATHLPAMLSGIRSTGALCDHIGVNFAPPADPANTAWIASQSVHQILSVAGAHGIRKYRFNNSGAVSFGNNTFGAQITSLLDGVRLNHRRLAAINAQYGNLCGVAHTHASNIGVTVYDYAYAMQGISPDLIGINLAIGHTATAAPGTMWQLEMRRNMPHIRCVAVEDLAATVDPETGALSIGRVQPPGATGTGGGVINWTTFYSLLRLGGYSGAVESQIEYRIPGADGNPVSLNSAFFADNAQFTSGNLTPALMIAAMRKDSDFIRARAVAGGWSAGQVL; this is encoded by the coding sequence ATGGACAGAAGAGACTTCCTCTCGGGTGCCAGCGTGGCCGCGGCCTCGCTGGTGGCCAAGGACACGGTGTTCGCGACCCCGGCCATGGCCCAGGCCGCCCCCAGCCAGCAGCTGGTGACGCAGATCTGGTCGCGCCACCTGCAATGGGTGGCCACGCAGGCGCAGCAGGTGGCCGACCCCTACGGCACCGGCGTCAAGGTGGGTGAAGCGGCCCGCGCCGCCGGCTACGCGGCGGTGGACCTGACGGTGCGCAACGACGGCCATGTGCACCCGGCCAACGTGGCCACGCACCTGCCGGCCATGCTCAGCGGCATCCGCAGCACCGGGGCGCTGTGCGACCACATCGGCGTGAACTTCGCGCCACCGGCCGACCCGGCCAACACCGCCTGGATCGCCAGCCAGTCGGTGCACCAGATCCTGTCGGTGGCCGGCGCCCACGGCATCCGCAAGTACCGCTTCAACAACTCGGGGGCGGTGAGCTTCGGCAACAACACCTTCGGTGCACAGATCACTTCGCTGCTGGACGGTGTGCGGCTCAACCACCGCCGGCTGGCCGCCATCAACGCGCAGTACGGCAACCTGTGCGGCGTGGCGCACACCCATGCGTCGAACATCGGCGTCACGGTGTACGACTATGCGTATGCCATGCAGGGCATCTCGCCCGACCTCATCGGCATCAACCTGGCCATCGGCCACACCGCCACGGCGGCGCCGGGCACGATGTGGCAGCTGGAGATGCGGCGCAACATGCCGCACATCCGCTGTGTGGCGGTGGAAGACCTGGCCGCCACGGTCGACCCCGAGACGGGTGCGCTGAGCATCGGCCGCGTGCAGCCGCCCGGCGCCACCGGCACCGGCGGTGGGGTGATCAACTGGACCACCTTCTATTCGCTGCTGCGCCTGGGCGGCTACAGCGGCGCGGTGGAGTCGCAGATCGAGTACCGCATCCCCGGGGCCGACGGCAACCCGGTGAGCCTGAACAGCGCCTTCTTCGCCGACAACGCGCAATTCACCTCGGGCAACCTCACGCCCGCGCTGATGATCGCCGCGATGCGCAAGGACTCGGACTTCATCCGGGCGCGTGCGGTGGCGGGCGGCTGGTCGGCCGGGCAGGTGCTGTAG
- a CDS encoding TonB-dependent receptor domain-containing protein — protein MSRPTVTAGLGLWLVALPLQAQAQAHTQPADAAQAEATPVIVISGQRTPPVALPPTDNRTVLDAELIERRQSGSLFDLVQEAPGVSAAGGPRTSGMKFNIRGFRGNDDVVFKIDGGVKGFEKYRFGSGVFIEPELIKSVTVERGPSLLTGSGAIGGAVVATTKSAADFLRAGERAGGLVKLGYDANSRERLRMLTAFGRPTASTDLLVSVVRRDGDDFKLAGGARSPATATQSEGSLVKLGWVPLDDLQLELSRTAYRSGPVFTPYDANSSTAGVGGYVHQTVDDETVNLRFTWEPPQSWIRLRGTLAHETTHLLNRMQPGESNFASGCAQAPCDWTPDDSDTGVVHDRWHYDIWTAEVFNDTRWQAGPWQGVLTVGAQALRNRRDLRRLTDNPYQNGPDGRYPDGFDAQQPPGTRSSVAWVLQHAFTLGAVTVTPGLRWDRYTLEADGPAASMRQAAGEPARYRFERRTPGLSIAWKPSAAWWLSYRVVESFRPPLLTDYFGMEAANPCGALPNGQGGQLLPNGCGDAIQPTESLNREWSLAWTPPRWASGASTQARLTLYRIDSRHLNGASYLVAEDGRVVQPFREKRRGVELEVQHEGRELYGSFGLSRILAERWRDGQPAKAFFGGIPGTTANLSLGRRWQQGRWEAGWRLRQIWDQKVSEARQLNANTQWCGKVTSQGTVHAANTQQDVYAFWRPTERLTLQVGLHNLFDKHWCHAGDELGNEIGLQGAGRSLQLSITAQY, from the coding sequence TTGAGCCGGCCCACCGTGACGGCCGGCCTGGGCCTGTGGCTGGTGGCCCTGCCGCTGCAGGCACAGGCTCAGGCGCACACGCAGCCGGCGGACGCGGCGCAGGCCGAGGCCACGCCGGTCATCGTCATCAGCGGCCAGCGCACGCCGCCGGTGGCCTTGCCGCCGACCGACAACCGCACGGTGCTGGACGCCGAGCTGATCGAGCGCCGGCAAAGCGGCAGCCTGTTCGACCTGGTGCAGGAAGCGCCCGGCGTGTCCGCCGCGGGCGGGCCGCGCACCAGCGGCATGAAGTTCAACATCCGCGGCTTTCGGGGCAACGACGACGTGGTGTTCAAGATCGACGGCGGCGTCAAGGGCTTCGAGAAGTACCGCTTCGGCAGCGGCGTGTTCATCGAGCCGGAGCTGATCAAGTCGGTGACGGTGGAACGCGGCCCTTCGCTGCTCACCGGCTCGGGCGCCATCGGCGGGGCGGTGGTGGCCACCACCAAGTCGGCCGCCGACTTCCTGCGCGCCGGTGAGCGTGCCGGCGGCCTGGTGAAGCTGGGCTACGACGCCAACAGCCGTGAACGCTTGCGCATGCTCACCGCCTTCGGCCGGCCCACGGCCAGCACCGACCTGCTGGTCTCGGTGGTGCGGCGCGATGGCGACGACTTCAAGCTGGCGGGGGGCGCACGCAGCCCGGCCACGGCCACGCAATCCGAAGGCAGCCTGGTGAAGCTGGGCTGGGTGCCGCTGGACGACCTGCAGCTGGAACTCAGCCGCACCGCCTACCGCAGCGGCCCGGTGTTCACGCCCTACGACGCGAACTCCAGCACCGCCGGCGTGGGCGGCTATGTGCACCAGACGGTGGACGACGAGACGGTGAATCTGCGCTTCACGTGGGAGCCGCCGCAGTCGTGGATCAGGCTGCGCGGCACGCTGGCGCACGAGACCACGCACCTGCTCAACCGCATGCAGCCGGGCGAGAGCAACTTCGCCAGCGGCTGTGCGCAGGCGCCGTGCGACTGGACGCCGGACGACAGCGACACCGGCGTGGTGCACGACCGCTGGCACTACGACATCTGGACCGCCGAGGTCTTCAACGACACCCGCTGGCAGGCCGGCCCCTGGCAGGGTGTGCTGACGGTGGGCGCGCAGGCGCTGCGCAACCGGCGCGATCTGCGGCGGCTGACCGACAACCCCTACCAGAACGGGCCCGATGGCCGCTACCCCGATGGCTTCGATGCGCAGCAGCCGCCGGGCACCCGCTCGTCCGTGGCCTGGGTGCTGCAGCATGCGTTCACGCTGGGCGCCGTGACGGTGACACCCGGCCTGCGCTGGGACCGCTACACGCTGGAAGCCGACGGCCCCGCCGCGTCGATGCGGCAGGCTGCGGGCGAACCCGCGCGCTACCGCTTCGAGCGCCGCACGCCGGGCCTCAGCATCGCGTGGAAGCCGAGCGCGGCCTGGTGGCTCAGCTACCGCGTGGTGGAGAGCTTCCGGCCGCCGCTGCTCACCGACTACTTCGGCATGGAAGCCGCCAACCCCTGCGGCGCGTTGCCGAACGGGCAGGGCGGCCAGTTGCTGCCCAACGGCTGCGGCGATGCGATCCAGCCGACCGAATCGCTGAACCGCGAGTGGTCGCTGGCCTGGACGCCGCCGCGCTGGGCCTCGGGCGCCAGCACCCAGGCCCGGCTGACGCTCTACCGCATCGACTCACGCCACCTCAACGGTGCCAGCTACCTGGTGGCCGAAGACGGCCGCGTGGTGCAGCCCTTTCGAGAAAAGCGCCGCGGCGTGGAGCTGGAAGTGCAGCACGAAGGGCGCGAGCTGTACGGCAGCTTCGGCCTGTCGCGCATCCTGGCCGAGCGCTGGCGCGACGGCCAGCCGGCGAAGGCCTTCTTCGGTGGCATACCGGGCACCACCGCCAACCTGAGCCTGGGGCGGCGCTGGCAGCAGGGCCGCTGGGAGGCCGGCTGGCGCCTGCGGCAGATCTGGGATCAGAAGGTCTCGGAAGCGCGCCAGCTCAATGCCAACACCCAGTGGTGCGGCAAGGTCACCTCCCAGGGCACCGTGCATGCGGCCAACACCCAGCAAGACGTGTACGCCTTCTGGCGGCCCACCGAGCGGCTGACGCTGCAGGTGGGCCTGCACAACCTCTTCGACAAGCACTGGTGCCATGCCGGCGACGAACTCGGCAACGAGATCGGCCTGCAAGGCGCCGGCCGCAGCCTGCAGCTGTCGATCACTGCGCAGTATTGA
- a CDS encoding IclR family transcriptional regulator → MSGALEKSIAIIEYLAARPDGAPLAAIATDLNQLRSACHRTLQELIGYGYVRALPLRGSYALTSKLASLGLSFLSKSGVVDIAQPLINRLAERTEELVRLAIVDGERLTLVAKAQGARSGLRYDPDMGIELNLSCSAAGHAWLMTLTEDQAMQALARQGMGDRARYGPNAPRSIKALLGMLKEHRKRGFSLVRETYAPGMSSMAAPVQRRGEPATGVIVVAGPSVRLTEARMLQFGPELMEVAAELSVAGSASPLMQAANIGTWGNRTDGAPAVVRRVMRR, encoded by the coding sequence GTGAGCGGAGCCCTCGAGAAGTCCATCGCCATCATCGAGTACCTGGCCGCCCGGCCCGACGGGGCGCCGCTGGCCGCCATCGCCACCGATCTGAACCAGCTGCGCAGCGCCTGCCACCGCACGCTGCAGGAACTCATCGGCTACGGCTACGTGCGCGCACTGCCGCTGCGCGGCAGCTATGCGCTCACCAGCAAGCTGGCTTCACTGGGCTTGAGCTTTCTCAGCAAGTCGGGTGTGGTGGACATCGCGCAGCCTCTGATCAACCGCCTGGCCGAGCGCACCGAGGAACTGGTGCGGCTGGCCATCGTCGATGGTGAGCGGCTCACGCTGGTGGCCAAGGCGCAGGGGGCCCGCTCGGGCCTGCGCTATGACCCCGACATGGGCATCGAGCTCAACCTGTCCTGCAGCGCCGCCGGCCATGCCTGGCTGATGACGCTGACCGAAGACCAGGCCATGCAGGCCCTGGCCCGCCAGGGCATGGGCGATCGCGCCCGCTACGGCCCCAACGCGCCGCGCAGCATCAAGGCGCTGCTGGGCATGCTGAAGGAGCACCGCAAGCGCGGCTTCAGCCTGGTGCGGGAAACCTATGCGCCGGGCATGAGCAGCATGGCCGCGCCGGTGCAGCGACGCGGCGAGCCGGCCACCGGCGTCATCGTGGTGGCCGGGCCTTCGGTGCGCTTGACCGAGGCGCGCATGCTGCAGTTCGGCCCCGAGCTGATGGAAGTGGCCGCCGAGCTGTCGGTGGCAGGCAGCGCATCGCCGCTGATGCAGGCGGCCAACATCGGCACCTGGGGCAACCGCACCGACGGCGCGCCGGCCGTGGTGCGGCGGGTGATGCGGCGCTGA
- a CDS encoding PEP-CTERM sorting domain-containing protein gives MPSLDFRTPLRATLFTLGLVAAAQAGAQTYGSYADHQVDLASALDAAGNVSNNAWVNLTTFAQNGVPGITGYPGFPGTGAWPAPITSQVNSTGSDAAALSKVANGNGGAPYVASGSMYFGGFSGAYNNNGGTLRVTDSTPLANLQTVVFQVGIGEAWTYDFYNGVLPTLSYTTAAGTTTGVAATFSSTLEAFFNGTVSMPTGEESLYINQYGLQWDLSSVSQPITSFSIDFTGVQHAQLYGMTLTQSDVFTQVVAVPVPEPETYALMLGGLGVVLMLARRRRQAA, from the coding sequence ATGCCATCCCTCGACTTCCGCACCCCGCTGCGCGCCACCTTGTTCACGCTGGGCCTGGTGGCCGCGGCCCAGGCCGGCGCCCAGACCTACGGCAGCTACGCCGACCATCAGGTGGACCTGGCCAGCGCGTTGGACGCCGCGGGCAACGTCAGCAACAACGCCTGGGTCAACCTCACCACCTTCGCGCAGAACGGCGTGCCGGGCATCACCGGCTACCCCGGCTTTCCGGGCACGGGTGCCTGGCCGGCGCCCATCACCTCGCAAGTCAACAGCACGGGCAGCGATGCCGCCGCGCTGAGCAAGGTGGCCAACGGCAACGGCGGCGCGCCCTATGTGGCCAGCGGCTCGATGTACTTCGGCGGCTTCAGCGGTGCCTACAACAACAACGGCGGCACGCTGCGCGTGACCGACAGCACCCCGCTGGCCAACCTGCAGACGGTGGTGTTTCAGGTGGGCATCGGCGAAGCCTGGACCTACGACTTCTACAACGGCGTGCTGCCGACGCTGAGCTACACCACCGCCGCGGGCACCACCACCGGCGTGGCCGCCACCTTCTCCAGCACGCTGGAAGCCTTCTTCAACGGCACGGTGAGCATGCCGACCGGTGAAGAGTCGCTGTACATCAACCAGTACGGCCTGCAGTGGGACCTGAGCAGCGTCAGCCAGCCCATCACCTCGTTCAGCATCGACTTCACCGGCGTGCAGCATGCGCAGCTCTACGGCATGACGCTGACGCAAAGCGACGTGTTCACCCAGGTGGTGGCCGTGCCGGTGCCCGAGCCCGAGACCTATGCGCTGATGCTGGGTGGCCTGGGCGTGGTGCTGATGCTGGCGCGCCGTCGCCGCCAGGCCGCCTGA
- a CDS encoding choice-of-anchor L family PEP-CTERM protein codes for MSRAFCAQLAALALLVAAGAQGGAQAAATVTPLSDGGSDAASSLVNTLLAAQPGLSVVAGSASYSGQASASGLFSNGGLGANGLGIDSGVVLTTGDARFIGSSAAFEGDAANQTGTYTAGVGNALTPNTSGGQALLSSLTTEPTFNASVLSFSFVPQYARLSLRFVFASEDYNDLVNSGFPTDVFGVFVNGVNQALLPGTQLGISASTVNCGGPTSDPAGGLGGSCSLYRDNAPFYDAIDTELDGLTVVMNLQMTVNPGQVNTLSIGIADTLDTMGDSAVLLAAGSVAAVPEPGTWALMLGGVAALGVAARRRRA; via the coding sequence ATGAGCCGCGCGTTCTGTGCCCAGTTGGCAGCGCTGGCGCTGCTGGTGGCCGCTGGCGCGCAGGGCGGCGCGCAGGCTGCTGCCACGGTCACGCCACTCAGCGATGGCGGCAGCGATGCGGCCAGCAGCCTGGTGAACACGTTGCTGGCCGCGCAGCCGGGGCTGTCGGTGGTCGCAGGCTCGGCCAGCTATAGCGGCCAGGCCTCGGCCTCGGGCTTGTTCAGCAACGGCGGGCTGGGTGCCAACGGGCTGGGCATCGACAGCGGCGTGGTGCTGACGACGGGCGATGCCCGCTTCATCGGCAGCAGCGCCGCCTTCGAGGGCGATGCCGCCAACCAGACCGGCACCTACACCGCCGGCGTGGGCAACGCGCTCACGCCCAACACCAGCGGCGGCCAGGCGCTGTTGTCGTCGTTGACGACCGAGCCCACCTTCAACGCCTCGGTGCTCAGCTTCAGCTTCGTGCCGCAGTACGCGCGGCTGAGCTTGCGCTTCGTGTTCGCGTCGGAGGACTACAACGACCTGGTGAACAGCGGCTTTCCCACCGACGTGTTCGGCGTGTTCGTCAACGGCGTGAACCAGGCGTTGCTGCCAGGCACGCAGCTGGGCATCTCGGCCTCGACGGTGAACTGCGGCGGACCCACCTCGGACCCGGCCGGTGGCCTGGGCGGCAGCTGCAGCCTGTACCGCGACAACGCGCCGTTCTACGACGCCATCGACACCGAGCTGGACGGCCTGACGGTGGTGATGAACCTGCAGATGACGGTGAACCCGGGGCAGGTGAACACCTTGTCCATCGGCATTGCCGACACGCTGGACACGATGGGCGATTCGGCCGTGCTGCTGGCCGCCGGCAGCGTGGCCGCGGTGCCCGAGCCCGGCACCTGGGCCCTGATGCTGGGCGGCGTCGCCGCCCTGGGCGTGGCGGCGCGCCGCCGCCGCGCCTGA